One genomic region from Streptomyces sp. Li-HN-5-11 encodes:
- a CDS encoding SDR family oxidoreductase, translating into MSENAMITGAAGGIGEALARRLAAAGAHCVLVDRNPEVEAVARAIGGKAVVGDLTDPEVSVRAVAAAGERLKLLALNAGTNSVDKDPAVLDLDRYQAVVGVNQHSVVYGLRAALPVMRRNGGGSIVLTGSHASLKGVEQDPVYTMTKHATIGLVRALSGRLSREGIRLSAVCPGLVDTPLTAGGRDRFRAAGIPMLTADEVAAALEETLRTSPAGTELVLHPGREAVRYTPTPIN; encoded by the coding sequence ATGAGTGAGAACGCGATGATCACAGGTGCCGCGGGGGGCATTGGCGAGGCACTCGCAAGACGGCTGGCGGCCGCCGGGGCGCACTGTGTGCTGGTGGACCGGAACCCCGAGGTCGAGGCGGTCGCGCGCGCGATCGGAGGCAAGGCGGTGGTGGGCGACCTCACCGATCCCGAGGTGTCGGTGAGGGCGGTCGCGGCCGCCGGCGAACGGCTGAAGCTGCTGGCCCTCAACGCCGGGACCAACTCCGTCGACAAGGACCCGGCCGTCCTCGACCTCGACCGTTATCAGGCGGTGGTCGGCGTCAACCAGCACTCCGTCGTCTACGGACTGCGCGCCGCGCTCCCCGTGATGCGCCGCAACGGCGGCGGCTCGATCGTGCTCACGGGTTCGCATGCCTCCCTCAAGGGCGTGGAACAGGACCCCGTCTACACGATGACCAAGCACGCGACTATCGGCCTGGTCCGCGCCCTGTCCGGGCGTCTGTCCCGTGAGGGGATCCGGCTGAGCGCCGTGTGTCCGGGGCTGGTGGACACACCGCTGACCGCGGGTGGCCGCGACCGCTTCCGCGCCGCCGGCATCCCCATGCTCACCGCCGACGAGGTGGCCGCCGCCCTCGAGGAAACCCTCCGCACCTCACCAGCGGGCACCGAACTGGTACTGCACCCCGGCCGGGAGGCCGTGCGCTACACGCCGACTCCGATCAATTGA